One genomic segment of Ricinus communis isolate WT05 ecotype wild-type chromosome 3, ASM1957865v1, whole genome shotgun sequence includes these proteins:
- the LOC8277521 gene encoding pathogenesis-related protein PR-1, whose product MRTYCYYCVAIISISLFLTTRATQSSAAAESAIANHQHAYLSTANQFLGPHNAARAALRMPPLIWDTRLANYAQWYANQRRFDCDLRHSNGPYGENIFWGSGTGWTPAQAVTAWVSERKWYNYWSNSCYGHQECGHYTQIVWRKTRRIGCAKVTCSDDLGVFMTCNYDPPGNYIGERPY is encoded by the coding sequence ATGCGTACTTACTGTTATTATTGTGTTGCTATCATCTCCATTTCTCTCTTCCTCACAACAAGAGCCACTCAATCTTCTGCTGCTGCTGAGTCTGCCATTGCCAATCATCAGCATGCCTACTTGAGCACTGCCAACCAATTCTTGGGTCCCCACAACGCCGCCCGTGCTGCACTAAGAATGCCTCCACTGATCTGGGATACTAGGCTAGCAAATTATGCGCAGTGGTATGCTAACCAGAGGAGGTTCGACTGCGACCTGAGGCACTCGAATGGACCTTATGGTGAGAACATTTTCTGGGGGAGCGGTACTGGGTGGACACCGGCTCAGGCTGTCACCGCATGGGTCTCGGAGCGGAAGTGGTATAATTACTGGTCTAATTCTTGCTACGGACATCAAGAATGTGGGCACTATACTCAGATTGTTTGgagaaaaacaagaagaattgGATGTGCTAAAGTGACTTGCTCTGATGATTTGGGAGTTTTCATGACTTGCAATTATGATCCTCCTGGTAACTACATTGGAGAAAGGCCTTACTGA